In the genome of Oncorhynchus nerka isolate Pitt River linkage group LG27, Oner_Uvic_2.0, whole genome shotgun sequence, the window AGGGCCCGAGCCACGGCAACAAAATCACCAGGCCAACGCCCAGTCTGCCCTGAACCACACCCAGAACCAGTACATCAGGGTCCCCAACTCTCAGGTTCTACTGGAGCCTAATCGGGACCAACAGATGGTCCTGATCCAACAGCCTCTCATCCACTGTGGTCTCAACCCTTCCAAGGTGCAGCTGACCCCGGGGTCAGGCCAGATCCAGTACCTTCACATGGAGGGAGATGATCTGATCAGCGTTAGCCTTAATGGCAGCCAGAGCCAGCCTGGGGCAGTAGGACAGAACACCATCACGGACTCCTCCATACTGCACCTCTCTTCGCCAAAAGACCCTTACAGCCAGTCGACCAATCAGCAGCAGTCGCAGGACGCCAAACACCATTTCGCCCTGAGCTCCATCTGCTTCCCAGAGTCCATGCTGCTGGCGGACGAGAGGAACATCCTGTCCAACGTGGACGACATCCTGGCTGCCACGGCAGCCGCCTGCGGTGTCACGCCGCAGGACTTTGTCAAAGCCACGTCCGGCGCTGCTGAGGGCGGCATGCCCGACCCCAAGGGTCATTTCCAGACTGGGGACACCAGACACCAGTCACCTAGTTTCTCCTCTTCATCTTCCCAGACCTCAATCATCACCAACACTAACTCCCATAACACCATGACCCTGACACTCAATGGCTCTCCTATGACCTCAGACGGACACCAGTTTCCTAAAGGGGAGGGGCATCTGGGGCAACAGTACTCAATGTCACACTCGCACACCACTGTAGTTGACCCCAGGCACGACATGGGCGCCGACAAGGGTTTGCTACGGAAGCCCGGAGACGAGCCAAACAACATTTCACCCAAaggacagtctgtttaccctagCAACAGGGCCGATGGCAACCCCAACGGAGGCCACTCTGAGAATGAGTACCACCTGGCTGGCCTGGGGTACGACCCCTCAGGGAACCTCAACAGAGGCAAGGCCAATAAGCAGAACCCCAAAGGGTCCAAAGTCATCAAGAGAGAAGACGGCCTTGACGAGTGTCCCTCTGACGGCTTTGTCAACCCCAAAAAGAGGGTGCGCTCCAAGGCTTCGGCCAAGCCACCCGTTCCAGAGGAAGAGAACATCCAACCAAGGAAAAAGACAGTCCAGGCTAAGAGGCAGAACTCCCGGGGCAGCGACCCCACCAGCTCCCCCTCCACCTCGGAGGCGGCCTACGACAGCTACCAGCAGCAGGAGAGGATGAGGCAGAAGATCCGTGAGGTGGAGGAGCAACAGCCAGAGGTCAAAACAGGCTTCATCGGCTCCTTTCTGGACTTCCTCAAGTCAGGTCCCAAACAGCACTTCTCCTCATCCCCAGTACGGACCCCCAGTCGCTCCCGCAGGCCCTCAGCTTCGTCCAAGCGGCCACTGTGCGCCATACCGCCTCTACCTCTGAAAATACAACCTCCATCAGCCCCGTTGATAGGCGATGAGGGCCTTGGGGTTGCGGGGAGCTCTCAGCAGCAGCGTCTGGAGGAAGAGCTCCAGAAGAACCTGGAGACACTGCCATCGTTCAGCTCGGACGAGGATGAGAGCAGCGCTGGAAAGAACCAGGCCCTCCAGAACAGCATCAGCTCAGCCCTGTCGGCCCTGGACGAGCCCTCAGACAGGACACACAAAGCGGGTAAACATGGATGGGCTGCCCCCACAAGCCCTTAGGATTCAGTCATCTGGTTTGTTAGTTATCAGTGTAGTGTGAGACAGCATTGTGCCCTGATTGGATACCATTTAAATAAAATGCTTTGTTTTTTTATCTCCAAAAACATTTTCATAAATCAAGGAAAATATGGCTTAGGGCATTCATTAGTACCCATATTAATTCCAGTAGTTACATTTAACATCTAATACCCtaacctctatcccctctctcccttctccctctcttctctcccttctccatcaACAGACAACAGACTCTCCAACTCTCCCCTGAAGCCAGACCAGGCTCTCAGCATGTCTCACTCAGCCTCCAAAGCCCAGGAGCAGCAGACGGCTACACCGAAGGAGTCCTCGACAACCGTCTTGTCATCATCGGTGACTGGGTCGTCGGGGCAGGAGGGGGCGAAACCGGCGCCCCCAGACCAGCTGGCCGTCCAGCTGACCAGCGTGGCCATAGAAGGACTGACGGACGAAGAACTGTCGGACAGCGGGGGAGAGGGCATGTACCGCGAGAGGGACGAGTTTGTGGTCAAAAACGAGGACACCGGGAGCCtggaggtgggaggggtgggaggggatTTGTGTGAAACCTTGGCAGATATTcacatttttttctttttttcccctaATGCAGTTAGTCCAGatatataaaacatatttatgtctgtgtctctctctctttgtctgtctgtggtttgttCTATTGATCCATGCTGAGACTTGttctactcgtgtgtgtgtgtgtgtgtgtgtgtgtgtgtgtgtgtgtttgtgtaggtgacATTGACAGCCGGACAGGAACCCCCAGCCATCTGGAAGGTCCAGAAAGCTCTGCTGCAGAAGTTTGTCCCTGAGCTGAGGGACAGCAAGAGAGTGTTCTCAGCCACTAACAGTGTAAGGACAGGTGTACATCTGATtagacatgcatacacacactactcatgaacacacacacacactcacagatgatgattagtgtgtgtgtctacatccgTTCTAGTATCTGGGCTACTTTGGTGACGCTAAGACCATGTACAGGAGGGTGTATGTCAAGTTCCTGGACACGGTCAACAAGAAGGAGTACGTCCGAGTCTGCAACCGCAAACCACGCTGCAAGCCCATGTCCTCCATGAGGTACTGATATCTGTTCCGCTACTTATTTACCTCAATCTGTCTCAGCTTCATCATTCTCAATCTGGTTTCATTCATTTCTACCTTCATTCTCTCCTCCAGAGGCTCTCAGGCGAAGACACTGCTCGGTCTGAAGACTCCTCCCCGCTCAGTGAACTCTGACCCTCTCGCCACGCCCACATCACATAAGTCCCAGTCCAAGCCCCGTACCAAGCAGCCCAAGACCAAGGCAGAGCCCCCGCCCAAGAAGAGGAGGAAGTGGAAGGAgtactctccatctccctccgaGTCCTCTCCTGAGGATGAGGCTGAAGATGATGGTGAGGGTTGATGCTTTAGAGGGCCTACATTTAGGCTCATTCCCATGGGTTTGATGACTTGATGGAGCTCTGCAACTTCCTCTGTTATGTGCTGTTTTATCTCTCTTGTTCTTccctctccctcgttccctctgtTAATtccctctgtcttttctctctctgtctcagagttCACTCCTCCAGTGCCGTTTTCCTCTCGGTTCCTCAACACCAGGACCATGAAGGAGACGTTTAAGAGCTTTGTAGAGCTGCTGATCAGCGTCGCCCTGGATGCAGACGTGATGAGCGctctggagagggagaacggTGGGTATACCCCCAACAGAGGGGGATGGTTGGTACCCCCCgggccccccttccagcattggtgAACATCCCGCATCCCTCCTGTGCGCGTACCCGCCACATCTATTTCTATGGGAACAACCACTGTTCATGACACGcgctgttcacacccctcttgttggtggagagaacATTTTGTAGCTTTTAAGCTTATTTCCTGCATTTCTATACATTATGTCATGGGGTGCAAAGAAAATTGTGCGTTTTTCAATCAAAATTTCTTGAAATTGTATACATTTTACCATGTCTAATGTGTTTGTGATATTTGAGTGAGAAAAAAATGACAACTATctatgggctataaaactttagctgacatgggctagttattctagacatttctgacaagttataaatagatCTCTAAGGTATATAATGactaacatgacaagaggaactgatgatgcaaTACCCAATTTCTGCATTCTACTGTTACAACTTTCAACAGTCACATGAAAGCCAGACTGAGTTCCTTAAAAAAAGATTTGGGAACGACTGCCATAGGGGGGTTAGGGACGGAGAAAGGTGTATTCACAGAGGAGTAATCAGGTCGGGCATAcctgacgggggagagagagaggggacggagACAGGTGTATTCACGGAGGGGTAATCAGGTCGGGCATAcctgacgggggagagagagagaggggacggagACCGGTGTATTCACGGAGGAGTAATCAGGTCGGGAATACCTGAGGGGTGACGGAGACAGGTGTATTCACGGAGGAGTAATCAGGTCGGGCATACCTGAGAGGGGGCGGAGACCGGTGTATTCACGGAGGAGTAATCAGGTCGGGCATACCTGAGAGGGGACGGAGACAGGTGTATTCACGGAGGAGTAATCAGGTCGGGCATACCTGAGAGGGGGTGGAGACCGGTGTATTCACGGAGGAGTAATCAGGTCTGGCATACCTGAggtgggagaggggaagggagtggaATAGTTGTTTGTATAATTTAGGAAGCTGATCACATTGTTTCTGGGGTTCAGATGAGCTGTTGCTGCCCCACATGAAGAGAGTAGATGGGATGATCTGGGACAACAGGAGACGCCTGCTGCCCAGACTACGAGTGGGACAACTCTTTAAGGTTTGCGTTTTAGCATTCTCCTGAAAATAAATATAGGCCTCTGCCTTCCTCAACAACCTTTAATTGAGTACCTCTCACATTGTCTCTGTCCTCAGACTGCGCTGGACAGCTTCCCAGAGATCTCTGTGGTAACAGAGCTCAACAAGGATGGGGAGACTCCAGCCTTTAAGGTGCGGCTCAGTGGGAAGGCCTACAACAGGAAGAACATGAAGCCTTCCAAGTCCCCCAGCAAACTGCCCCTGGTAAGAGGCTCTATGTTGACACTGCTATTTACAGTGCAGGCCAGAGGGAAAGAAGGAGTCCTTTCTGGTTTTGTCCAGTAGAGGGCGTCCTGCACTCAGTTTGTGTCTCTGATGCAACATGTTTCTGTGACTGCTGGATGTGAATGCATTTAGTTTTTGATGCTTACTTGACCAAACTGTGAAGTCTGCGTGGAGTGTTTAGGAAAATGTAGTGTAAtgaactctgttctctctgtctctaggaaTACACAGTGGACCAGCAGAAACCACAGTGGTTCTCCCTCTACCATTCTCTACAGCATTACAAGTACCACACATACCTCATGTGtcaggaggaggtgagacagcactctgtgtctctgtgatTGGCAGAGTGTGACCACATGTCCCTGCATGTTGGTCCTTTGTCCTGCAAGCAAACAATCATGTCCCACATTTTATCAACAGATTAAAACTCCCTGCCACCAGGCTACACTGTCCCCCAAAGTCATCCCGTTGTCCCACATTTGGGTATTTTAAATGTGGTCACCCTGTTGGGGGCATGCATGTGCACTGTGTGTGCCCCAGTTGGTCTGTGGTGGAATACTTCAGGGATGCTAAGAAGAAGACCATGTACAGGAGTGTGTCTGTGGACAATACACACTAACCAGCTGTCTAGTTGGTCCACATTGCCCTCAGTCTAAACAATACACACTAGCCAGCTGTCTAGTTGGTCCACATTGCCCTCAGTCTAAACAATACACACTAGCCAGCTGTCTAGTTGGTCCACATTGCCCTCAGTCTAAACAATACACACTAGCCAGCTGTCTAGTTGGTCCACATTGCCCTCAGTCTAAACAATACACACTAGCCAGCTGTCTAGTTGGTCCACATTGCCCTCAGTCTAAACAATACACACTAGCCAGCTGTCTAGTTGGTCCACATTGCCCTCAGTCTAAACAATACACACTAGCCAGCTGTCTAGTTGGTCCACATTGCCCTCAGTCTAAACAATACACACTAACCAGCTGTCTAGTTGGTCCACGTTGCCCTCAGTCTAAACAATACACACTAGCCAGCTGTCTAGTTGGTCCACATTGCCCTCAGTCTAAACAATACACACTAGCCAGCTGTCTAGTTGGTCCACATTGCCCTCAGTCTAAACAATACACACTAGCCAGCTGTCTAGTTGGTCCACATTGCCCTCAGTCTAAACAATACACACTAGCCAGCTGTCTAGTTGGTCCACATTGCCCTCAGTCTAAACAATACACACTAGCCAGCTGTCTAGTTGGTCCACATTGCCCTCAGTCTAAACAATACACACTAGCCAGCTGTCTAGTTGGTCCACGTTGCCCTCAGTCTAAACAATACACACTAACCAGGTGTCTAGTTGGTCCACGTTGCCCTCAGTCTAAACAATACACACTAACCAGCTGTCTAGTTGGTCCACATTGCCCTCAGTCTAAACAATACACACTAACCAGCTGTCTAGTTGGTCCACATTGCCCTCAGTCTAAACAATACACACTAGCCAGCTGTCTAGTTGGTCCACATTGCCCTCAGTCTAAACAATACACACTAGCCAGCTGTCTAGTTGGTCCACATTGCCCTCAGTCTAAACAATACACACTAGCCAGCTGTCTAGTTGGTCCACATTGCCCTCAGTCAAACCTCCAATGTGATGTTTTGACTGCAGAACGGAGACGCCGTATCAGCAATGACCACTGAATGTCATGTTCAGATTAGAATAGTATTGAACCTAGGTTCTCTCTTCAGTAACAACCCCTCTATATGTGTAATTGTTTGCGGCTTGTGCCTTTGTCAGGCAATACGTCACGCCCTGGGCAGTGAGGGCCCTGGGCAGTGAGGGCCCTGGGCAGTGAGGGCCCTGGGCAGTGAGGGCCCTGGCCAGTGAGGGCCCTGGGCAGTGAGGGCCCTGGCCAGTGAGGGCCCTGGGCAGTGAGGGCAGTGAGGGCCCTGGCCAGTGAGGGCCCTGGGCAGTGAGGGCCCTGGGCAGTGAGGGCCCTGGGCATGGTTTGGTTGCACAACTCTAACCCATGACAGGCATACAACTGTTGTGTGCTACCAGGGTTGTTTAGTTGGCACGAAACGGAAGAGAACGGCCTGAGGAGTGAGACTCCTGTTGCAGACGGGAGTCCAACAAtcgtcaatcaatcaaatgtatttataaagcccttttttacatcagctgatgtcacaaagtgctgtacagaaacgc includes:
- the qser1 gene encoding glutamine and serine-rich protein 1, producing the protein MMDRNYPNSSFADPLAPPAQTVAWAYERSTASIKPSASYGATHLESELLHRQTYACTQLPTYTTTHHPTGLSVGFDSGTNTTETSVMNFLSAMESRALQQAGPVGASLLPPFRTTTWQTGANPTTELFLTGALPTGATFPYPAPLSSYQHPSAFPSRSYATSPSLALQDHAFSTSTNGLLSSHLDPLLQLKPSQATLPTSLAFDRLPTPSLGTALPPQSSTYRSAQESAPHLLQPQFGLLPLATQSAPQPYGVPVFSGSIERALQRECSVIKHHQRPSSSSHTVSEQLPGLQHSLQGYLGSGSGQGDGSFQQDPSRQTTVPCSTSMGTDSSQGVNGAQQPKTGVQSQAYPSIPSPSGYCSSSTGAKTKDCSSKLAPDGGPQSQGGSPESYPSPGQGPGLKHGSVIASQQTQPYTSAPLPSLLSTLSHSQSYITSQAYSSSSSDLLRPSLYKTLPSFSGHSGNVASVSQSLVYCSSPGQSQEDVGQYGAQVQGLCLGNPSQSSPASHSQGAPNVSYLSQGQASVTQSQSYATGQSLSAPYPSASAQRLPTSISGQGYTPFSSAPPLALQNNCRSSVQDLKPAYCKLKLEGEIPIEDLQALQQVSLETSSLGGSDNVVYVVSKMDDRYNTQSVIRSNSRAEDQLMGPKTRTNAQLMSSHEELKQHSLLLKGPEPRQQNHQANAQSALNHTQNQYIRVPNSQVLLEPNRDQQMVLIQQPLIHCGLNPSKVQLTPGSGQIQYLHMEGDDLISVSLNGSQSQPGAVGQNTITDSSILHLSSPKDPYSQSTNQQQSQDAKHHFALSSICFPESMLLADERNILSNVDDILAATAAACGVTPQDFVKATSGAAEGGMPDPKGHFQTGDTRHQSPSFSSSSSQTSIITNTNSHNTMTLTLNGSPMTSDGHQFPKGEGHLGQQYSMSHSHTTVVDPRHDMGADKGLLRKPGDEPNNISPKGQSVYPSNRADGNPNGGHSENEYHLAGLGYDPSGNLNRGKANKQNPKGSKVIKREDGLDECPSDGFVNPKKRVRSKASAKPPVPEEENIQPRKKTVQAKRQNSRGSDPTSSPSTSEAAYDSYQQQERMRQKIREVEEQQPEVKTGFIGSFLDFLKSGPKQHFSSSPVRTPSRSRRPSASSKRPLCAIPPLPLKIQPPSAPLIGDEGLGVAGSSQQQRLEEELQKNLETLPSFSSDEDESSAGKNQALQNSISSALSALDEPSDRTHKADNRLSNSPLKPDQALSMSHSASKAQEQQTATPKESSTTVLSSSVTGSSGQEGAKPAPPDQLAVQLTSVAIEGLTDEELSDSGGEGMYRERDEFVVKNEDTGSLEVTLTAGQEPPAIWKVQKALLQKFVPELRDSKRVFSATNSYLGYFGDAKTMYRRVYVKFLDTVNKKEYVRVCNRKPRCKPMSSMRGSQAKTLLGLKTPPRSVNSDPLATPTSHKSQSKPRTKQPKTKAEPPPKKRRKWKEYSPSPSESSPEDEAEDDEFTPPVPFSSRFLNTRTMKETFKSFVELLISVALDADVMSALERENDELLLPHMKRVDGMIWDNRRRLLPRLRVGQLFKTALDSFPEISVVTELNKDGETPAFKVRLSGKAYNRKNMKPSKSPSKLPLEYTVDQQKPQWFSLYHSLQHYKYHTYLMCQEEIASLRVQAGDMGQEETVQLCMRNGAWVEGLFDRFGELLNQVQQACL